The sequence below is a genomic window from Acidobacteriota bacterium.
GATGGTCGGCGGTATCGGAGGTACGGCGCCGCGGGTGTTTCGCAACCTCGGCGACGGCAGCTTCGAAGAAACGACCGGACCCTCCGGTATTCGGAGCACAAGGGACACCTTTTCCATCGCCTTCGGCGACATCGATCTCGACGGAGATCTCGACGCTTTCCTGAGCCACTGGGGCGTGCCCGGCTCCTCCGGTCATCTGTGGCAGAACCGGGGCGACGGCACCTTTGCGGATATCGATGCCTCCTCCGGCCTGGGGGCCGCCTTTGCCGCCCGCGACTTCAGTTTCACGCCCAACTTCAGCGACATCGACGGCGATTCCCTACCGGACCTTCTGCTGGCGGCGGACTTCGGTACCAGCCAAGTCTTCCGCAATCTCGGCGACGGGCGTTTCGGGGAGATCACCGGGCCGGAAATTACCGACGAGAACGGCATGGGCGCCGCGGTCGGCGACTACGACCGCGACGGCGACCTCGATTGGTTCGTCTCCAGCATCTGGGATCCGGATGGTGTGGTGGCGGGCAACTGGGGAATCACCGGCAATCGCCTCTACCGCAACCGCGGCGACGGCACCTTCGAGGATGCGACGGATGAAGCCGGGGTGCGCTTCGGCTACTGGGGTTGGGGGAGCTGCTTCGCCGATCTGAACAACGACGGCTGGCTCGATCTCTTCCACGTCAACGGCATGCCGCTGCAGGGGGCCGACGAGTTCTTCGACGATCCGGCACGGCTGTTCATCGCCGAGGGCGACGGCTCCTTCACCGAGCGGTCGGCGGAACTGGGGCTGGATGCGCCTCGCCAGGGCCGCGGCGTGGTGTGCTTCGACTATGACCGCGACGGCGACATTGACCTCTTCGTCGCCAACAACGACGGTCCGTCGCGCCTTTTCCGCAACGATGGCGGCAGTGCCCTGGGACACTTCCTGGGTGTGCGGCTCTCCGGTGCCGGGGGAAACACGGCGGGAGTCGGTGCCTGGGTGGAGGTGACCGCCGGCGGGGTGACCCAGCTGGTGGAAATCCGAGCCGGCAGCAACTACGTGTCCCAGAGCCCGGCCGAGGCCCACTTCGGGCTGGGCGCAGTGGATCGGGTGGAGCGGCTTCGGGTGCGCTGGCCGAGCGGAACGGAGGATGTGCTGCGGGACCTGCCGGCGGACCGCTGGATCGTGGTGCAGGAGGGGAGCGGCCGGCCGAGCGAGATTCCCGTCCTGGGGCCGCTCGGCCTTCTGCTCATGGCGGCCCTGCTGGCCGCCGGTGGGTGGGCGGGGCTACGCCTCCGGTCGCACCGCCGGCGCGACGCGACCGGATAGCCCACTGTCCCCAAAGTTCGCCGGGATCCTAGGCGTCGCCCTTTGACGAGTGGTGGAGGGCGAACATCGCGCCCTGCGGGTCGGTGATCTGTACCACCCAATCGCCGCCCGGTACTTCCATCGGACCGTTGACCACCTGGCCGCCCAGTTCCTTGGCTTTTTCCGCGGCGGCGTGGACGTCCGGCACGCGGGCGTAGTAGAGCCACATCGGAGGCATCGGCATCTCCGGGGTCAGGTTCATCATGCCGCCGAGAGGCATTTCCGGGTTCTCGCTGCGGCCGTACATCTGGTAAATGCCGGCCGGACCCATGTCCATCGCTTCGGTTTTCGTCCAGCCGAAGAGCTCGCCATAGAAGGCGATCGCGCCCTCGTAGTCGCTGGTCATCAGCTCGTGCCAGGAGAACTCACCCGCCGCCGGCGGGCCATCCGGACCGTCGGCCTGCTGGGCCGGCGTGTACACGGCGAAGGGCGCGCCCTGCGGGTCCTTGAGCACCGCGTAGCGGCCGGTCTCCGGAATGTCCTCCGGGCCGTGGACCAGCGTGCCGCCCAGTTCCTTGGCGCGATCGACGGTGGCGTCGACATCCGGCGTTCCGATGTAGGCCACCCAGTTGGGGGGAACCCCATCGGCCGCTTGCTCCGCCGACAGTTCCATCACGCCACCGATCGGCTGGTCGCCGTTGGTCCACATGGAGTATTCGGTGGGGCCCTCCCAGGTGGTGATGCCCCAGCCTACGATTTCGCCGTAGAAGGCCTTGGCGGCCTCCGGGTCGGGGGTGGTCAGGTCGTACCAGACAAAGCGGCCGCGAAGGGTTGCATCGGACATCGGAACCTCCTGTTTGAGATGACGTTCAAGATCGGGCTGACGGGTAATCATACGTTGCCGCGGAAGAACGGTTGCAGAGGATCGCATGGCCTTCCGGTGACGGGGTTGCCCCGCCTTGCCTCGGGAAGGCCGCAATCCGCTCCTATAATCCGTCTCCGTGAGCGAGCACCGGGTTTACGACCGCATCAGCGAAGCCGTGGGCGACACGCCGATGGTGCGCCTCGGCGCCAGTGTCGAGGGCTTTGCGTTGGAGGCCTTCGCCAAGCTCGAGTACTTGAACCCGATGGGCAGCGTGAAGGACCGCATCGCCCGTTTCATGGTGGAACGGGCGATGGCCGAGGGCCGGCTGCATCCGGGCGGCGTGGTGCTCGAAGCGTCGTCCGGCAACACCGCCATGGGCTTGGCGATGATGGCGGTGCTCAACAACCTCACCTGCCGCATGGTGGTGCGGCGGCAGACCAGCCCTGCCAAGCTCGACTGCCTACGCGCCCTGGGAGTGGAGCTGGTGCTGGTGGACGGCGAGCTGCCGCCGGAGCATCCGGAGAGCTACAACCGGAAGGCGCGGCGGTTGGCGGAAGAGACCGGCGCCTACTTCCCGGACCAGCACAACAACCGGATCAACAACGAAGCCCACTACCGCACCACCGGACCCGAGATCTGGCGCCAGATGGAGGGCCGCATCGACGCTTTCGTCGGCGGCATCGGCACCGGCGGCACGGTCTCCGGGGTGGGCCGCTATTTGAAGGAGCAGGATCCCGCCGTCCGCATCGTGGCGGTGGACATCGAGGGCTCGGTGTTCACGGATCACTTCAAACACGGCCGCGAAGTGACTCCCAAATCGTCCTGGGTCGAGGGGCTGGGTGACGAAGAGGTGATCGGCTGTCCGGAGTTCGAATGGTTCGACGACATGGTGCAGGTGAGCGACGCGGAGGCTTTCCACGCCGCCCGGCAGCTCGCCCGTCAGGAGGCGATCTTCACCGGTGGTTCGAGCGGTGCGGTGCTCTGCGGGCTGCGGCGCGCGGCGCCGGGAATCGCCCGTGAGTTGGGCCGCCCGGCCCGCATCGCCACCCTCTTTGCCGATTCCGGCACCCGCTACCTCACCACCTTCTACAGCGACGACTGGATGCGCGAGCGCGGATTTCTCTGATTCCTAGGTGATCACCTGGAACGGCCGCAGCCCGTTCTCGAGTTTCCAGGCGGCCGGTGGACTCCAGTCGTCCTGGTCCGCCGTCCTCCAGCGCAGGAAGGCGATGCCGGTGGCCTGCTCCAGGGTCTCCGGCGCCACCGCCGTCAGATGCGCCAACACCAGCCACAGCGGAAAGGCCGAACTCGGCCACGACGCG
It includes:
- a CDS encoding CRTAC1 family protein; this translates as MRLHTSLFLRWGLLVLVAGIGWAAYGQAWTFTEVTDSAGVRYEHGYGTIPLTEPAMMCGGVAAGDYDGDGWVDLYAVAGTVTPNRLFRNLGDGTFEEVAAAAGVAVAGERGSGPNFGDLDGDGWLDLMVGGIGGTAPRVFRNLGDGSFEETTGPSGIRSTRDTFSIAFGDIDLDGDLDAFLSHWGVPGSSGHLWQNRGDGTFADIDASSGLGAAFAARDFSFTPNFSDIDGDSLPDLLLAADFGTSQVFRNLGDGRFGEITGPEITDENGMGAAVGDYDRDGDLDWFVSSIWDPDGVVAGNWGITGNRLYRNRGDGTFEDATDEAGVRFGYWGWGSCFADLNNDGWLDLFHVNGMPLQGADEFFDDPARLFIAEGDGSFTERSAELGLDAPRQGRGVVCFDYDRDGDIDLFVANNDGPSRLFRNDGGSALGHFLGVRLSGAGGNTAGVGAWVEVTAGGVTQLVEIRAGSNYVSQSPAEAHFGLGAVDRVERLRVRWPSGTEDVLRDLPADRWIVVQEGSGRPSEIPVLGPLGLLLMAALLAAGGWAGLRLRSHRRRDATG
- a CDS encoding VOC family protein; protein product: MSDATLRGRFVWYDLTTPDPEAAKAFYGEIVGWGITTWEGPTEYSMWTNGDQPIGGVMELSAEQAADGVPPNWVAYIGTPDVDATVDRAKELGGTLVHGPEDIPETGRYAVLKDPQGAPFAVYTPAQQADGPDGPPAAGEFSWHELMTSDYEGAIAFYGELFGWTKTEAMDMGPAGIYQMYGRSENPEMPLGGMMNLTPEMPMPPMWLYYARVPDVHAAAEKAKELGGQVVNGPMEVPGGDWVVQITDPQGAMFALHHSSKGDA
- a CDS encoding cysteine synthase family protein, yielding MSEHRVYDRISEAVGDTPMVRLGASVEGFALEAFAKLEYLNPMGSVKDRIARFMVERAMAEGRLHPGGVVLEASSGNTAMGLAMMAVLNNLTCRMVVRRQTSPAKLDCLRALGVELVLVDGELPPEHPESYNRKARRLAEETGAYFPDQHNNRINNEAHYRTTGPEIWRQMEGRIDAFVGGIGTGGTVSGVGRYLKEQDPAVRIVAVDIEGSVFTDHFKHGREVTPKSSWVEGLGDEEVIGCPEFEWFDDMVQVSDAEAFHAARQLARQEAIFTGGSSGAVLCGLRRAAPGIARELGRPARIATLFADSGTRYLTTFYSDDWMRERGFL